Proteins encoded by one window of Simiduia curdlanivorans:
- the cysM gene encoding cysteine synthase CysM codes for MTLPQNLKSLPTMESLVGNTPLVRLQRMGVDSSNVILAKLEGTNPAGSVKDRPALSMIQRAELRGDIKPGDRLIEATSGNTGIALAMVAAIKGYPITLIMPDSATEERKAAMKAYGAELILVTKDQGMEGARDLALQMQQQGLGKVLDQFANLDNPQAHYETTGPEIWQQTEGKITHFVSSMGTTGTIMGVSRYLKEQNPAIRIIGLQPDEGASIPGIRRWPEAYLPRIFDRNRVDNIVNMSQKLAEDTMRDLATIEGIFCGVSSGGAIAAALALNQQVENAVIVAIICDRGDRYLSSGVFS; via the coding sequence ATGACGTTGCCGCAAAATCTTAAGTCACTGCCGACTATGGAATCACTCGTGGGCAATACCCCCCTCGTGAGGTTGCAGAGAATGGGCGTTGATAGCTCGAACGTCATACTGGCGAAGTTGGAAGGCACTAATCCCGCGGGTTCGGTTAAAGATCGCCCAGCCCTGTCGATGATTCAAAGAGCCGAGCTGCGCGGTGATATTAAGCCAGGGGATAGGCTGATAGAGGCAACCAGTGGCAATACCGGTATTGCGCTTGCTATGGTGGCGGCCATCAAAGGCTATCCCATTACATTGATCATGCCCGATAGCGCGACAGAAGAGCGCAAAGCCGCTATGAAGGCCTATGGCGCTGAGCTGATTTTAGTGACCAAGGATCAAGGTATGGAGGGCGCGCGCGACCTGGCCCTACAAATGCAGCAACAAGGGCTCGGTAAAGTTCTTGACCAGTTTGCCAATCTAGATAACCCCCAGGCGCATTACGAAACCACTGGCCCCGAAATTTGGCAGCAAACCGAAGGTAAAATAACCCATTTTGTTAGCTCCATGGGAACCACGGGCACAATCATGGGGGTTTCGCGCTACTTGAAAGAGCAGAACCCAGCGATTCGAATTATTGGCCTGCAACCCGATGAGGGCGCCAGCATTCCCGGTATACGTCGTTGGCCTGAGGCTTATTTACCACGTATTTTTGACAGAAACCGGGTCGATAATATCGTTAATATGAGCCAGAAACTTGCCGAAGACACAATGCGAGATTTGGCTACCATTGAGGGTATCTTCTGTGGCGTATCCTCCGGAGGAGCCATTGCCGCGGCATTGGCCTTAAACCAGCAGGTTGAAAATGCCGTTATTGTGGCCATTATTTGCGATCGTGGTGACAGATACCTGTCGTCTGGAGTTTTTTCTTAA
- the rlmD gene encoding 23S rRNA (uracil(1939)-C(5))-methyltransferase RlmD yields MSIKKTSQPAGRRGFRPAKPKSKAKPLNNVLTEIVIDRLAHDGRGIGLMAGKIVFVDQALPPEKHIIKIVSQKSKFSEAISESIVGESSPERVAPACAYYASCGGCQLQHLQPDAQLTFKSNLVLDQLRRVQLDIPSEKVAYIVAKNTFGYRSRARLSLNHKGSPYAGFKARANSQIIKIDSCPVLDPSLDACLAPLQRELAHIRPEVLGHIEMLKTQPSPVLVLRHVAALTDIERDILFKLSVEIGAEVYLQPDSSANYYCLDGTKTDIHFTVTVPHVAQPVNYQISNFSQVNPAVNYAMVEQALSWAKPCKDDVWLDLFCGVGNLTLPFSTVVHQVIGVEAIADMVEQAKANADSLGITNCRFLAADLEKVESLRLLPKKVDGVILDPPRAGAKSVVDNISRLKPRKILYIACDPATFARDAKILVAAGYQIERVGALDMFPQTMHVETMALFIRS; encoded by the coding sequence ATGTCGATAAAAAAAACTTCACAGCCGGCAGGGCGACGCGGTTTCAGGCCGGCAAAGCCAAAGTCCAAAGCTAAGCCACTCAATAATGTTTTGACGGAAATTGTTATAGATCGCTTGGCTCACGATGGCCGAGGTATAGGTCTGATGGCCGGTAAAATAGTGTTTGTTGACCAAGCGTTACCACCAGAAAAGCATATCATCAAAATAGTGTCGCAAAAATCAAAGTTTTCAGAAGCTATTTCTGAATCTATTGTTGGCGAATCTAGTCCTGAGCGCGTGGCACCCGCTTGTGCCTATTATGCGAGTTGCGGTGGTTGCCAACTTCAGCATTTGCAGCCAGATGCGCAATTAACCTTTAAGTCAAACTTGGTGCTGGATCAATTACGCCGAGTTCAGTTAGACATTCCGTCAGAGAAAGTCGCATATATTGTTGCCAAGAATACCTTTGGTTACCGCAGCCGTGCGCGGCTTTCATTGAATCACAAGGGTAGCCCCTATGCCGGGTTCAAAGCCAGAGCCAATAGTCAAATTATTAAAATTGATAGCTGCCCGGTACTCGATCCTAGTTTAGATGCCTGCCTGGCGCCGTTGCAGCGTGAGCTGGCACATATTCGGCCTGAAGTTCTTGGGCACATTGAAATGCTCAAAACACAACCTTCGCCAGTGCTAGTTTTACGGCATGTGGCTGCGTTAACGGATATCGAACGGGACATACTGTTCAAGTTAAGCGTGGAAATTGGCGCAGAGGTGTATTTACAGCCCGATAGCTCTGCCAACTACTATTGCCTCGACGGTACTAAGACGGACATCCACTTTACCGTAACGGTGCCGCATGTTGCTCAGCCAGTCAATTATCAGATTAGTAACTTTAGTCAGGTGAACCCCGCTGTTAACTACGCAATGGTAGAGCAAGCTTTGTCCTGGGCAAAACCTTGCAAAGATGATGTTTGGTTGGATTTATTTTGTGGTGTGGGAAATTTAACACTGCCATTTTCGACTGTTGTGCACCAGGTTATTGGTGTAGAGGCCATAGCTGATATGGTCGAGCAAGCTAAGGCGAATGCGGACAGCCTAGGTATCACTAACTGTCGTTTTTTGGCGGCGGATTTAGAAAAAGTTGAATCCTTGCGCCTATTACCTAAAAAAGTAGACGGTGTTATTTTAGATCCGCCACGCGCGGGTGCGAAATCGGTTGTTGACAATATTAGCCGATTGAAACCCCGTAAAATACTCTATATTGCTTGTGATCCAGCCACCTTTGCACGCGATGCAAAGATCTTAGTAGCGGCGGGTTATCAGATAGAGCGCGTCGGTGCTTTAGATATGTTTCCCCAGACAATGCACGTTGAAACGATGGCTTTGTTTATCCGCAGCTAA
- the relA gene encoding GTP diphosphokinase: MVKVREDQPINAEGQIDVDAWMVRLSSKLSLSAVECEAVRSACLLAVEVEQAAIANENIWVTGISSSKTGLEMAEILADLNLDADTLIAAILYRAVREGKLQLIAVSKQFGEKIAKLIDGVLRMAAISGLQLADDQSALGRQSEEHAENVRKMLVAMVDDVRVALIKLAERTCAIRALKTATPERRLRVAREIANVYAPLAHRLGIGHIKWELEDLSFRYLEPDDYKTIARLLDEKRLGRQQYIENVIATLKAELAGALIEGDISGRAKHIYSIWRKMRRKSIGFSQVYDIRAVRILVPTVRDCYAVLGIVHSLWRNIPNEFDDYIASPKENGYRSLHTAVIGPEQKVLEVQIRSHSMHEDAEFGVCAHWRYKGTDKEEVQSGYDQKIAWLRQVLDWHEELGNKSDDNLLADHLNPSLNQDRIYVFTPEGHVVDLQSGSTPLDFAYRIHTDVGNRCCGAKVNGRIVPLNYHLCTSDQVEILTGKRESPSRDWLSPALGYVTSSRARSKIQQWFKLQAKDKNLADGRSLLDKEFKRLAVQDIDFLALAKTLRYNNLDDLYTAVGASDVSVSQVLNAAQRLIDADSTEEPQLNIVRPSKNKGDGAGVFIDGVGNLLTHIAKCCSPVPGDAINGYITLGKGVSIHRQDCSNILQLEADEPERIIQVSWGGAPDKVYSVDVLIEAFDRHGLLRDVTALLDSEKINVIAMQTLSDKNLNTVDMQVTIEVRNFNALSRALTRLNQLPNIAAARRKR, encoded by the coding sequence ATGGTTAAAGTTAGAGAAGATCAACCCATAAACGCTGAAGGTCAGATTGATGTCGATGCGTGGATGGTTCGACTTTCGTCCAAACTGTCGCTTAGCGCCGTAGAGTGTGAGGCTGTTAGGTCAGCATGCCTGCTCGCGGTTGAGGTTGAGCAAGCCGCTATCGCCAACGAAAACATTTGGGTGACGGGCATAAGCAGCTCGAAAACCGGTTTGGAGATGGCTGAGATTTTAGCGGATTTGAATCTTGATGCGGATACCTTGATTGCCGCCATTCTCTACCGCGCTGTGCGCGAAGGGAAATTACAGCTAATCGCTGTGTCAAAACAATTTGGTGAGAAAATTGCGAAGCTAATTGACGGTGTGTTGCGCATGGCTGCGATTAGCGGCCTGCAATTGGCCGACGACCAATCAGCGCTTGGCCGGCAATCGGAAGAGCACGCTGAAAATGTGCGGAAAATGCTCGTTGCCATGGTCGATGACGTCCGAGTCGCGCTGATCAAATTAGCCGAGCGAACCTGTGCCATTAGGGCGTTGAAAACGGCAACGCCAGAGCGTCGGCTCAGAGTGGCACGGGAGATTGCGAATGTGTATGCACCCTTGGCGCACCGCTTGGGTATCGGCCACATTAAGTGGGAGCTGGAGGATCTATCGTTCCGCTACTTGGAGCCGGATGATTATAAAACAATTGCGCGATTATTGGACGAAAAGCGGTTAGGGCGTCAGCAGTATATTGAGAATGTCATTGCGACTCTTAAAGCAGAATTAGCGGGGGCATTGATTGAAGGTGATATCAGTGGTCGAGCTAAGCATATCTACAGTATTTGGCGAAAAATGCGCCGAAAGAGTATTGGTTTCTCTCAAGTTTACGACATTCGAGCTGTGAGAATTCTTGTTCCCACCGTCCGAGATTGCTATGCCGTGCTTGGTATAGTGCACTCGCTTTGGCGCAATATTCCCAACGAATTTGACGATTATATTGCCTCACCTAAGGAGAATGGCTATCGCTCTTTGCATACGGCAGTAATCGGACCAGAACAAAAAGTATTAGAGGTACAGATTCGTTCTCACTCGATGCACGAGGATGCAGAGTTCGGCGTGTGCGCGCACTGGCGCTACAAAGGAACAGATAAGGAAGAAGTTCAGTCGGGTTACGATCAAAAAATTGCGTGGTTACGCCAAGTATTGGATTGGCATGAGGAGCTCGGCAACAAGTCTGACGACAATTTACTCGCCGATCATTTAAATCCGAGTTTAAATCAAGATCGAATTTATGTGTTTACCCCAGAAGGGCATGTTGTGGATCTCCAAAGTGGATCGACGCCGCTGGACTTCGCCTACCGTATTCATACGGATGTCGGTAATCGTTGTTGTGGTGCCAAAGTTAATGGCCGAATAGTGCCGCTCAACTACCACCTATGTACCTCAGATCAGGTAGAGATATTGACCGGTAAACGCGAGTCGCCGAGTCGAGATTGGCTAAGCCCCGCCTTAGGTTATGTCACCAGCTCCCGTGCGCGATCGAAAATACAACAGTGGTTTAAGTTACAGGCTAAAGATAAAAACTTAGCTGATGGTCGCTCGCTACTCGACAAGGAGTTCAAGCGTCTCGCCGTGCAGGATATAGATTTCTTAGCACTAGCGAAGACGCTGCGCTATAACAACTTAGATGACTTATACACTGCCGTTGGGGCTAGCGATGTCAGTGTTTCGCAAGTGCTTAACGCGGCTCAGCGTCTGATTGATGCCGATTCAACAGAAGAGCCGCAATTAAATATTGTGCGGCCCTCGAAGAATAAGGGGGATGGAGCGGGCGTATTTATCGATGGCGTGGGTAATCTACTTACCCATATTGCAAAGTGCTGTTCACCAGTACCAGGCGACGCGATCAATGGCTATATAACCTTGGGCAAAGGTGTTTCGATTCATCGGCAGGATTGCAGCAATATTTTGCAATTGGAAGCAGATGAACCCGAACGAATCATTCAGGTTTCCTGGGGCGGTGCGCCGGATAAGGTTTACAGCGTCGATGTGCTTATTGAGGCGTTTGACCGACACGGGCTATTGCGCGATGTAACGGCATTACTCGATAGTGAAAAAATAAACGTTATCGCCATGCAAACTTTGTCCGATAAAAATCTAAATACCGTGGATATGCAAGTAACCATCGAAGTTCGTAATTTCAACGCCCTAAGCCGAGCCTTAACGCGCCTGAATCAGTTGCCCAACATCGCGGCAGCGCGAAGGAAGCGTTGA
- the mazG gene encoding nucleoside triphosphate pyrophosphohydrolase: MAAKYKLDDLLYLMQRLRDPASGCPWDLAQSYASIVPSTLEEAYEVTDTIERGDLTHLEEELGDLLFQVVFYARLGEEDGLFSFNSIVNSLTSKLLRRHPHVFASGNLYSESGENATVSVMASDGVKKQWESIKSQERADKGKHGQLADVPLNFPSVTRAQKLQKRASQVGFDFGSIKLAMEKVHEELAEVEAEIALLENTDCSIALGQELGDLIFSVINVCRLASFDAETLLRSTNKKFEKRFSAMEQVIEGEGQALKNTSLQDMEAVWQQVKQLD, from the coding sequence ATGGCTGCTAAATATAAGCTCGATGATTTACTTTATTTAATGCAGCGTTTGCGAGACCCGGCGTCCGGTTGCCCCTGGGATTTAGCTCAGTCTTATGCGTCTATTGTGCCTAGTACGCTGGAAGAGGCTTATGAAGTAACGGATACCATCGAGCGCGGCGATTTAACCCACCTTGAAGAGGAGCTTGGCGATCTATTGTTTCAGGTGGTTTTTTATGCTCGGCTCGGCGAGGAGGATGGGCTGTTTAGTTTCAACTCTATTGTAAACTCGTTAACCTCTAAGTTGTTGCGCCGTCATCCCCATGTTTTTGCCTCGGGGAACTTGTATTCCGAATCAGGTGAAAACGCCACTGTGTCGGTTATGGCCTCGGACGGCGTAAAAAAACAGTGGGAGTCGATTAAATCTCAAGAGCGCGCAGACAAAGGCAAGCATGGTCAGTTGGCTGATGTGCCGCTTAATTTTCCCTCGGTTACCCGAGCACAAAAGCTACAAAAGCGCGCTTCACAGGTGGGTTTTGATTTTGGCTCCATTAAACTTGCCATGGAGAAAGTGCACGAGGAGTTGGCTGAGGTTGAGGCTGAAATTGCTTTGCTGGAAAATACGGATTGCTCTATAGCCTTAGGGCAGGAGTTGGGCGATTTAATTTTTTCGGTAATAAATGTGTGTCGTTTAGCCAGCTTCGATGCCGAAACGCTTTTACGCAGTACCAATAAAAAATTCGAGAAGCGATTTTCCGCTATGGAACAGGTCATTGAAGGTGAAGGGCAGGCGCTTAAAAATACTAGCCTCCAGGATATGGAGGCTGTTTGGCAGCAGGTTAAGCAGCTTGATTAG